CCGTCACGGCTAAAAACGTCTGGCCTTCATCGATGCCCGCGTTTTGAAGCATGCGCGGGTCACTGCCCGATCCCTCCAGGGTCTGGACATCGGCTAGATCACTAAGGCGTTGCAATGCCTCACGATTTTTGTCGATGACCACCACTTCCTTGTTTTCTTGGGAAAGCCGATGGGCAATGTGAAAACCCACTTCTCCCGCACCCACAATGATCACCCTCACAGGTTCACCTCCAGGGCATGGTGTGTCCACGTGCTTAGCCGTGGTTACGTCCCGCCTTTAGCAGAACTCCACGCCCAAGGGAAGATGGAGCCGGCTCGTTCTTGCATACTTCTAAGGAATCTGATACAAACCGGCGTTGTGAAATAAGGGGCATACAGGAGGAATCTATGTCACAATGGGCGTGGCGCTTGGGCATGTTGGTGGTCGGTGGGGTCCCCGCCATTGTTGGCGGCGGCCTATTCTGGCATTTTTTTGAAAAATGGACGGCGGTGGTCGTGTGGGAAATTGTGGTGCTTTTTCTTCTGAGCCTCATTATTGCCAAAGGGGACAAAAAGGCAGCCCAGCAAGCGCATCACTGAAGGCCGGTTTTGAGGAAACAAGATGGAATGTCGCAAGGAAAAGAATCTGGATGTGTGTCCGTGCACTTACGAGCCCTGTGCCAAGAAGGGCCTCTGTTGTGAATGTCTTCAGTATCACTTGAAAAGTCGGCAGCTTCCCGGCTGCTGCTTTCCCAAGGACGCGGAACGTACCTACGATCGATCCTTTGAGCACTTTGCCCGTTTGGTGCGGGAAAAAAGGATCTGACGGCCTGTCGTCTCACGGCACGTGGGGTTGGCTCATCCCGCCCCGGCAGTGAGGAGGGTGGGCTGTGCGGTCGCTCACGTCCCTTTCCTTTCCACCAATTCCCATTGACCCGCTCGAAGCGCTCTTCTCGAGCTGCGCTCGATCGATCGCTGGAACCCTCTCCCGCACATGGGAGAGGGTTTTTTCCGTGGGCTTTTGAGAATGTGTGAAGTGCGAAAGTCGATGAGTGTTGCCGTTGCGGGAGAAACCGTGCCCTGCAAACCAGTGAATCCAGGGCTTTGTGGCGGACCTGGTGGACCTTGTGGTTTTTTCCTGGAAATATGTGGTGATCGGCATAGGAATGGCTCTGGCGGTGGCGGGATTCTATGTGTGGAAGGCTACACCACTTTATGCTGTTAAGATGCTGGTAAGGCCGGGCATCACGGCCTTTGACGAGACGGGCAGGGAAATTCGCAGCTGGAACGTGGGCGATGTCATGGACTTTTTTCGAGAGGACGCCAATCGAGCCTTTCTTCCCAAAAGCGGGCCTTCACAGGAGTTCTCCACGCTGCATTCGGCCCAAGGCCGCAGCGCCACGACGGTGACGCTGACCATTGATCACACAAAATCGCCCGCATCTTTAACACTTACGGGTCGCGCATGCATTCCCACGACGACCGAGTGGTGAGCCAGTTCATCGCGCAGGCGTTGTTCAACAAACCCATCACCGTCTTCGGGGACGGTTTTCCAACGCGATCCTTTGGCTACGTGGACGACATGGTCGACGGCTTCCTTCGTCTGATGGAATCCCCCGAGGAGGTCACGAGCCCGATTCTTTTCAAAAAACGGCGATATGGTTTGGATGGACAGCCTATCAACTAGGCAAGTTTCGCACCCTAAGAGTGTGCAAAGACGGCTACACGTTCAAACAAGCCACCAAAGGCGACCCTCGCGTGCCCCCCTTGGAAGGTTTCTGCGCAAAAGTTTCCTGGACGAACTCCCACAGCTCATCAACGTTATTCAGGGCCGCTTGTCGCTGGTGGGACCGCGTTCGCACCCGGTGGCCTTGAACGAAGAATTTCGAAAGAAGGTCTTCGGTAACATGCTTCGCCACAAGGTGAGGCCCGGGATCACGGGGTTGGCGCAGAGCAAGGGATGGCGTGGCGAAACAGACACGTTGGAAAAGATGCAAAAGAGGGTGGAATTCGACCTGGAATACCTGCGCTCCTGGTCCCTGTGGCTCGGCATCAAAATCCTGTTTTTGACCGTTTTTCAGGTCTGGAAGAGCGAAAACGCCTACTGAGCTGCGGCTCTTGGACGCTCCCTTTAAACTCCCGATGCGGGTAACGTGAAAGAAGCGCCGCAAGGCCGGCCGGCAATGGGTTTGAGAGCACTTTTCCTATCGAAATCAGGGTCTTCGGGCCCGCACAATAAGCGGGCGCGGGGCCCGCGCTTCCGGCGAAAAAGCCGTTTTGGGATCAGCGCAAGCCAGCTTTGGCCAGGGACGTGGGACCACGGCGTCGAGCCCTAAGCGCTGCCCTTCTGATCGACGGCAGAAGCCTGTAGGCCGGCTTTCCTTTTGATGCGCAGCAGCCCGGGGCTTCTGTGAAAGTACATGTGCGGAGAATCCACGCCGACGTCTAGAAAAAGGTTTTCGATGACATCAAAGAGCACGGGCCGGTCCGGGTACGTGAAAGCCTTTTCCTCGTTTCGCAAAGCCTGCCAGGTGTGGTGAGCCTCGGGGTGCTCGGCAAAGACCCGCTCCTTGACTTTTTCGCAATAGAACATGGCACAAGAAATGGGGGGGAGAGTCCACACACAGCCCTGAGGCCCAAGGTACACACACCGATCGGATCGCAAGGGCCGAAGCAAGGCCTGAAAAAGTCTTTCTCTTTCATCCGTCTTCGAAACGAGGTATGTGATCACCTGATCGGCGAAAAAAGTGAAGATGCTTTCAAAACCGCAACAGGCGCTTTGATGTGTTGTGAAACAAAGCGGCATGCAATGGGGCGCGAAAAACTTTTCGTGGAACGCCGCGAGTTTTTGGCGAAAGGCGAGATACGGCCTGACCGCCGTAGCCAGCAGGGCGAGCTGATCCCTTGAAAGGGTTTCCATGGCTTCTCGAATCGCGGTGAAACTTGCCCACTGGTCCCGATTGTATTCGCTCATGGGTCACGTTAGCGTGTCACGGCACGAGTTGTCACGTCGGCCGACATGCCATAGGGAAAAGGAGGAGAGGTTATGGCAAGCGACGTCTGGATCACCTTCATCACCGTGGGCAACGCCGATCAGGCGTACAACATTGCCAAGACGGTGGTGGAAGAAAACTTGGCCGCCTGCGTGAACATTCTTCCCGCCGTTCGTTCCATCTACCGGTGGAAAGGGGAACTGTGCGACGATGCGGAATGCCTTCTTATGGCCAAAACCACGCCGGATGTTTTCCCCTTGTTAAAAGCCCGTGTCAAGGCCTTACACAGCTATGAAGTTCCGGAAATCATCGCGGTGCCCGTCCAGGACGGCCATGAGCCGTACCTGGAATGGGTGAAGAAGGAGACGCAACCACCTTCTCGGTAACACGGCGGATCGAAAGAACCTGGAGGTCCTTTCTTTGCCATGTTGCGGGGTTGGAGGTGACGGCCTGCCGCCGCGCCGGTCAGGACGGCGGCACCTCCCGAAAGCCTTCCTTGGAGAGCACAGCGAATCGGTACGGCGGGCCCACTTCTTCCTTGTACCAGGTGAGCGATTCCATGGCCGCACGCACTTCGGTGAGCACGTCCTGCACCGTGGCGCCTCGTTGTGCCATTTGGCTGAGGCGGTATTCCAAGGCCATGCGCCGAGGCACCGTAAAGGCATGGCGAATTTCTTCGCCGTCCAACTGAGGCTGTTTTTTCTTAGTCCAGACGAGATACAGTTTTTGAGGGTTTTCCGGGTCCTGGGCTGAAACACCGGCCAAGAGGAAGTAGACCTGATGTATGGGATCCAGGGGAACCACGCGGCACATCTTGCGCCGGAATTCATTGAATTGTGAGGCAAGAAAAGAAAGAGCCGCAGGGTAGATGTCGGCAATGTCCTCAAGTTTTTCGTCGGCCACAAAGCGGCTCAGTAATCGAGCCATTTCCGCGCCTTCTGGAGCCCCGCCGGCGGCCACAGCCGCCCGAGGGCCCAAAGGATGAAGCCATTCCACCGTGCTATGGATCACGTTTCCTTGAGTGTCCACGTCCACGGCTTTGGCATCCACGGCGAGAACAATCCCTTCCTTGGTCTGGCAGGCTATGATCTGAGACATGACCGATTTCCTTTTTGCCTTGAGGAAAAGACCGTTTACACTCAGGAGAAAATTTTTTAGACATCAAAACATTAACCTGGGCCTGACGCACCATCCGCTTTCACTTTAAGCAGGAGGCGTGAAATGGGCAAGAGGTGGTCCGCGTGGTTACTCGTGACGGCCTTGATCATGGTGCTCCGCCCGGCGGCTATAGCAGCTCGAACAATCCGCGTCTGCACGGACGATAATTTCCCTCTCACTTTCGCGATGAAACAGGCCGTGTCTCAGGCCTATTTCATGATCTTCTTCGAGAAATGGCCCTCAAGGAAAACTGGGCCCTGCGTTTCCGTCACGAAAGCCGGGCACAGTGTCTACGTGCCTTAGAGGACGGTGACGTGGAGGTGGTTCCGGCCATTGCGGACGATTCAGAAGACGCCCACTTGTACCGATTCGCTCGAGAAACCGTCTTGGTGAATTGGGGCGTCCTCCTTGCCGCCAATGGGCATGCCATCCAAAACATCGTGGAACTGAACGGGAAGCGGATCGCTGTGCGGAGCGACGACATCTATGCTTCCGCGTTGGAGAAAATGCTGAACCGGTTTCAGCTTCAGGTGGAATTCCTAAAGGCCTCCTCTTACGATGCGGTGCGCTCCATGGTGGAACGCGGCGATGCGGACATGGGGCTTACTGACAGAATCTACGCCACGTATGCCCAAAACCACCGCCCGGTGACGGCCACGCCCATCGTGGTGCACCCGGTCGAGCTCAAATTTGCCACATCGCTCAAGGCGCCGCCTGAGCTTGCCGAGACCATTGACGAGCATCTTAGAGCTTGGAAAGCCGACGAGAACTCCCCTTTTCACCAGGCCATGGTTCGTTGGTTGTTTATAACGAAAAAATCCCCTCGACACGGAATCCTACCACCCTTTTTCTATGCAATCCTCGCGGGCGTCGTGATTCTTACGACCATCATCTTTTTGCTTCGGTCCCAACTTCGCCAAAAGATTCAGCCCATTCAAGATCTTCGTGATCAGCTTCATGCCGTGACCACACCACGGCGCGCCGCGGAAGCTGCCCTCGCCGAAGTCGAACACTGGTATCGTGCTATTTTCGAAACAGCGGGTGATGCTTTGATGATTCTTGATGAAAGAGGAATCATTTTGGAATGCAATCCTGCCGCATGCCGTTTGTTCAAAGCCTCGGAAGAGCAGATTCTGGGCAAAACCCCCATGGATCTTTCGCCGGAAGTCCAACCGGACGGCAGTTTGTCCCATGAAAAGGGTGCGGTTTTTCTTGATTCCACTCTGGCGGGGTGTCCTCAACACTTTGAATGGGATCACGAAACCTTTGATGGCCAAGTCATCAAAGCGGAAGTACAGATGAACCTCACGTTTCAAGCAGGCCAGGCGCGCGTTTTGGCCTGTGTGCGCGATGTTTCTCATAAGGCGGCTCTCGAAATGGAGCGGGAAAAGCAGCGCGATTTCCTTCGAACGTTGCTGGACGGAATCCCCGGCGCCCTTTTCGTCATCGATTTACAAGGGCGTGTCATTTTCTGGAACAAATTGTGCGAGACACTTACCGGTCTTCCGCAGGAGCAAGTTCTCAACCGACCTTTGAACCTCAAGCCCCTTTTTAAAGGAAGAGATCTACCTGTGCCCGCTTTGCTTCTTTTAGAAATGACGCCGGAGGAGTTTCTTCAAAGATATCCCCATTGGAAGGCCCAGCCTATGCCTTTTCATTCCGATGGTATACAACTGACCGGAGAAATCGTCGTGCAAGGTCAAGAGCGTTACGTGGACATTGGGGCCGCGAGACTGAGAGATCGGCGCGGGGAGTTGTTGGGCATTGTGCAATGTGCAAGGGATATCACTCAGGAAGTCCAGATACAGAAGCAGATGCTGCATTCCCAAAAGATGGAAGCGGTGGGGAAGTTGTCCGCCGGTATCGCCCATGACTTCAATAACATTTTGACGATCATCTTGGGATGCTGTGACCTCTTGCTCACAAAATCGGACTTGGACTCGACGGCCAAAAAGCGTGTCGACGAAATCGAAAAGGCGGCCGAACGGGCCTCGAACCTGACCAGGCAGCTTTTGGTTTTCAGTCGAAAACAGGTCATGCAGCCGGTGCCCCTTGACTTCAACAAGCTCATCGAGGACCTCTGCCCTATTCTTCGCCGGGCCGTGGGTGAAGATATTGAAATCAGGCAAAGCTTGGGAAAAGATTTGTGGCCCGTGATGGCGGATCCGGTTTTTTTGGAACAAACGATGTTAAACCTTGTCATCAACGCCAGGGATGCCATGGCTTCTGGAGGGCGCATCACCATTGAAACGTGGAACGAGCCGGTCGTCGAAGCTCGCGATGCGGGTCTTTTTGTCATTCAACCGGGAGAATATGTCTGCCTTCGTGTGCGCGACACGGGCCATGGAATCCCCCCGGAAATCCAACAGAGGATTTTTGAACCCTTTTTTACGACGAAATCCGAAGGCCGAGGCACCGGCCTTGGACTCGCTACCGTCTACGGCATCGTGAAACAGCTCGGAGGCTATATTGTGGTGGACAGCGCCGTGGGACAAGGGGCAGCATTTCAGATCTTTCTTCCTCGAAGCAAGGCCCAGCAACAGACCACCTCGAGCTCTTCAGCTCAGGTTTTCGACCTTCCCCAAGGTTTAGGAACCATCTTGGTTGTGGAGGATGAAGAGGCTTTGCGGGCAATGGTTCAGGAGGTATTAACGGAAAACGGGTATCATGTGCTCACGGCGAGTCACGGTGCGGAAGCCCTGGAAGTCTTGGAACAAGCATCCAAAGTGGATCTGGTGTTGACGGATGTGGTTATGCCCGAAATGAACGGCGTCGCTCTGGCCCGCCACCTTGCGAAGAAAGCTCCCGGGGTGCCGATTCTCTTCATTTCCGGGTACACGGACGATCAGCTGGCATACCGAGGCATCCTGCTGCCCGATGTGCACCTTCTGGCGAAACCCTTTAGCCCCCAAAAACTCCTTCAGACGGTGGGCCGCGTGCTCCACCGAAAATCCCGCTTATCTTCTCATGAGGCCAATGATCAAGGCCGCCCCCATGAAGGAGCGGCCTGATCGGACCCTTTGAGGTGGTCGGGACGACTGGATTTGAACCAGCGACCTCTGCGTCCCGAACGCAGCGCTCTCCCAAACTGAGCCACGTCCCGCCGGCGATTCTTCTAGCAGAACAGAGCTGCTCTGTCTAGCCTTTTCCGGTCATGGGACACCGTCCGCACCGTGGGCCGTTGGCCAAGGTTTGACCGCCCACACGATTGCATGGGCTCGCGGGGTTCACCTCTAGTCCCGAGACCGCGGTGGTGCTATAGGAAAAGAGAAACGTTTTTGGGGAAGCTCAAAACGTGTGTGCTGCGGTTTCCAAGGAAGGTTTTGCCCGCGTGCCCCAGGATCTGAGGCAGGAAGCAACGAGTCCAGGGAACGTCGCGTGTCCTTCAAGGGGGGCGTCGGTGCTGATTGAAACGAACGAAGAACCGGAACAGAGAAAAGAAAGCCTGGGTGTGCACAGGCCGACGCAGGATTTCCAAGAAGGGAGCATGGAGGAAGGATCTTTCATCGAAGCCGAGAGTGCCGCCGGCCTGGGCCATGAAGCCGTTGCTAAAGCCGATGCTCTGGTGAACGCTGCCCAAGCATTGCACGTGGAGGTCCCACGGCTGCCCCATGAGCCCGGTGTCTACCTGTTTAAGGACGACCAGGGACACGTTCTTTACGTGGGCAAGGCACGCGATTTGCGAAAGCGCGTGGCGAGCTATCTGCGCAGCACCGACACCCTCCCCGTGAAAACGCGGGCCTTGTTGAAAAACGCGTCCCATGTGGAATTCGTTGTCACCGGAAACGAAAAAGAAGCGCTCCTTTTGGAATCCAGTCTAATCAAGCGGTACCGGCCTCGATACAACGTGGTCCTGCGGGATGACAAGAACTACCCGGCCTTGAGGTTGGATCCCCGAGAACCCTATCCGCGCTTGTCCGTGGTGCGCCGTTTTGAAAAGGACGGCGCACTCTATTTCGGCCCCTACCATGCCGCGCACGCCTTGCGGGAGACCCTCAAGGTGCTGCACAAAGTTTTTCCTTTGCGCTTGTGCAAGTCTTCCAAGCTCATCCCTCGAGATCGCCCCTGCCTCAACCACTCCCTGGGGCGATGCCTGGGCGCCTGTGCCGGTAAAGTGTCTCAGGAAGAGTACCGGCGCATGGTGGATGAAGTCATTTTATTTCTTCAAGGCAAAACGCACAAACTGCAAAGGCTGCTCAAGGAACGAATGCACCAGGCCGCCGAAGCGCTGGATTTTGAAAGAGCGGCCTTTTATCGAGACCGCCTGCAGTCCATCGAAGAACTTCAGGAATCACAGCATATTGTTTCCAGCCGCCTGGTGGATCAGGACGTGCTGGGATGCGTTCACGAAGACGACCGATGGACCGTGGTGGTGCTGTTTGTGCGCCGTGGCGCCATGGTGGGCCAGAGGACGTATCGTCTGCAGGAGATTTCCGGGGATTTACCCGAGGTTCTCGCTTCTTTCGTGCAACAGTTCTACGGCCCAGGCCGCTGGATTCCCGATGAAATTATCGTTCCCATGGAGCTGGACGGTCAGGAAGCCCTTGAGGAATGGCTCTCGGAGGTTCGGGGAAAACGCGTGCGGCTGTGGGCTGCGCAGCGGGGTTTACGCCGAGCCTTGCTGGATATGGCCCACAAAAACGCGCTGGAACAGCATCGAAGCCACGCAGAAGGGGGTGAGCCGCTCGACGCGATTCTGCAAAAGATCATGGAAATTTTTCAGTTGCCTCGCCTCCCCCGCGTCATTGTGTGTGTGGACATTTCCAACATGACGGGCCGCCATGCGGTGGGATCGGCGGTCACGTTCGTGGATGGACGGCCTCGACCTTCTCTTTATCGCCGTTTTGCCATACGGAGCTTTTCCCAACCCGATGACCCGGGCATGATGGCGGAAACCGTGGAACGGCTCCTGGCTTCACGCCGTCGTGGGGCGGCCACCATAGATCTTCTGGTTCTGGACGGCGGGAAGAGCCAGCTTCATCGCATTGCTCAGCTTCTGGAAAACATGGGGCTTCGCGAAACGTTGCCGATTCTGGCCCTGGCCAAGGAAAAGGATAAGGACGTGGGGCCCGAAGGCCGTGGGTTTTATGAAAAGGTGTATGTTCCGGGGCGAAAAAATCCCGTGTTTTTGTCTCGCCATCCCGAAGTGCTTCACTTTTTTCAGCGCCTGCGCGATGAAGCGCATCGGTTCGCCATCGGCGGCTACAAGCATCGGCATCGCAAGGAACTACTGGCCTCCGCGCTGGACGATGTCAAGGGTTTGGGACGAAAGCGCAAACAGGCGCTTTTAGCCCATTTTGGTGACGTGGAGAGCCTGCGCCGAGCCACTTTGGAAGACCTTAAGCATGTTCCCGGCCTTCCTGAGCCCGTCGCTCGAAACATCGTCGAACATTTCAGGAAACACTCTGACCCCAAAGGGGCCTGATTCCCGTCTTCGACCCGCCTCTTTAGAGCGTGTTTGGGTCATGAACGAAACCCGGCTAATGGAAAAAAGAGTGCCGGCAGGAGCGGTGAGCCTTTTGAAGAACGTCTCAAATCCGGCGCTGCACTTCCCAGCCCGTCGAAGGGACAACCTTCGGCCGTCCGAGTCGGCTGACTCAGGATCGGGTGGATGGCACACCGGGAATCAATGGCGAGGCGGTTTTCGATCCATCGGGTTCAAGCCGGCCTTCATGGTTCCGCTACGGCCTGAGCTTTTTTCACGAACTCATTAATGGACGTTGCCAGCAGCGCTGCGTTGGGGAGATTTTTCAACGTGTCCGGATATTCGATGTCCCGAACCGTGTGACGAATCGATCCAGGTCCAGTCTCGAACCGGGCTTTCCGAGCCCCAACAAGCAGCCACCGGCTGCCTTGACCAGGCCCTTGACGAAGCCCCTTTTGCATGCCCTACTGGAGACCTTCGTCGAGGCCTTCTCTGTTGATAAATGCTTAGGCTGCGGATTCGATCATGATGTGTTTCCCTCTGATGCAAAGCTGAAGGGGAAGGTCCTGACCAACCGAAGCAGAAAGCAGCGCCATGCCGATCAAAAGGCTCCCTTTGTTTCTGCCTTGCGAACCGGATTTGGAAAGGATTAATTTGAGGCTATTGTAGAGCTTCTCCCCGCCACGGCGACCGTCTCTAGGGGCTGCTTTTTAAAAATTCCGTTGGCTCTTCATGTGTGAGCCGCAAAAGCTTTGTCGCCATTTTCTGCAAGTCCTTGTCTTTAAGTGAGGCAATGAATTCCTTTTCGGCGTCTGTGAGTTTCCTCAAGAGTGGTTTTTTCTTTCTTTTCGGAGCCTTTTTGGGTTTTATTTTTTGCAGCCTTTTGTAATTGGCGTCCAGGATCGCGGAAACCTCTTCGATTTCGCCGACGCGAACGCGAATCTCTGCGACGACGCGACGCCCCCACCGTTCGTTGATGCGTCGCACAAGGGCTTCCTTGTTCAGTTCCAAGTGGTGTTTCCAAACACTGTCCCGTGCCACGACGACGAGGCGTCCGTTTTTCAGGGATCGAGGCGCACAGTGGCGCGCCACGCTCTCCCCCACCAGGTCTTTCCATTCTCCAAGGGGCTTGGATGCAAAGGACGGCTGCTGAGCCAGCACCTCTTTGATGAACTGCCCCAGAGGAACGGCTTGAGGGTTTGACGTTCTTTTCTGTAGGTCTTTCGGCATACTTGCAATGCTCCCCTTCCTATGCTATGAGCGAGCAGCTTTTTCTGAGGGCCCCCGTAGCTCAGGAGGATAGAGCACAGGATTCCTAATCCTGGTGCCGCAGGTTCGAATCCTGCCGGGGGCACCACCGAGCCCTTTGGGCGAACGACACTCCAGTCAGGAAAGTCCCCTTGCACACGCCTCTCGAGGGTCCGCGTTTTGTCAAGCCGTGCATGGTCATCATCATCCTTTGTGGAACCGGCGCAAAGGGCGGTGTCTGAGCTCGCGGCGTGCGCTGCTCCTTCAGAAGACCTCTCCCCGTCAGTGGTCTGCAAGGCTCGCATGGTTGAGTCCTGGGCGGCATCGCTTGAGCTGGATTCCGCAAGCCTTCTTTTCGCGAGCCGTTCAGAGTCCCTTTCCATTTCAGAGAGCCATTCAGCGATGAAACCAATCCATTTCACCCAAAAGGCTGCGGTTCTTCAAGAGGCAGCCAGATGGTGAATTCCGTGTCCTGGCCCATTTGACTTTGCCCACCAATCATGCCGCCGTGGCGGGTCACCATGCTGTAGACCACAGCCAGGCCCCCATACCTGTGCCCTTCCCCACGTCTTTGGTCGAGAAGAAAGGCTAAAAGATTTTTCGAGGTTTTCTGAAGGCACGCCGCACCCGGTATCCTTGACGCGGCGCTCCGCGCCGAGCCCATGGGTGCCTTCGCGGTGCATGGATAGGGCCGCTCGGGGTGACACGGTGATGGCCCCTTCAGCTTCCGTTCCAAAAAATATCCCAGCCCAATGGCCGCACTCATTCCCAAAACGCTCAACCTCGCAAAAAGCATGATTTCTCCTTGTTGCGGGCATCAGCATAAGGATTTTCCAGGACCCCACAGACAGATCGTGGACCACGGAGGCTTGATGGGTCCCCATGCGCGTGAAGGCCAAGGCGGACGCTCTTTAAAAGAATAACCCCATGAGCGGCCTTTTTTAGGCAAAAGAATCGTTCGGAAACGGGCATGGCCTTGCGTTGAACGCGAGAGGTTACTGGCTTCAGCATTGGGTCTCTTGAACAATAGCGCCGTTCTGTTATGATTCGCCAACACAATGCGGGGAAACATTTTTACGGCGCGGCCAAAGGAGACGAAGATGCCCCAGGGCACGGTGGACCTCAAAGCGGTTATTTTCGATTTCGACGGCGTACTTGTTGATTCGGAACCCCTTCATTACCAAGCCTTTTGCGACGTTTTGACTCCCATGGGTTTGGCGCACTCCTACGACGTCTACCTCGAGCGTTACATTGGATTTGATGATCGGGATGCCCTGCGCGCCATCTTTCAGGATGCCGGTCGGCCTCTAACTCCCGAACTTTTTGAACACCTGCTGCAAGCGAAAGAAGCCGCCTTTCAAAGAATCGTCTCGCATGGTGTGGTGCCCTTTGCCGGAGCCAGGGAACTCGTCAAAGAGCTTTACGAAGCTCGCCTGCCCTTGGCCATTGCTTCGGGAGCCAAAACCACAGAGATTTGCCTTATTCTCCGCACCCTGAACCTGCTGGAGGCCTTTTCCGTCATTGTGTCGGCCGATGATGTCCAGGCGGGAAAACCGCATCCAGAAACGTACCAACGGGCCGTTGAGGCGCTTTATGCGGCCCACCCTGCCCTTGGCCACGACGCCACATCCAACGGAGCCTCCCCTCGAGGTGTTGTGGTGGTGGAGGACACGCCCGCAGGGATTCAGGCGGCTCGAGCCGCCGGCCTTTTCGTGGTGGCCGTGGCCCACACCTATCCTGCGGGCGAGCTTCATCAGGCCCAGTGGACGGTGCCTCGCCTTTCGGACCTTTCCCTGGACCGCCTTCGCCATGTTCTGAAGACCCACGCACCGTCGCCCCTTTCATGAACCGACGCATGACGCTTTTAGATGAGAGGAAAAGCCATGCTTCTCGTGCCTTCTTCGGAAATCGCTGCACGGATCGTCGCCTTTCAGCGCCTGCTGGGTTCCCAGCAGGTGGATGCCGCGCTCATTCGGCAAAACACGGATCTTTACTATTTTTCAGGAACCGTGCAAGACGCTTTCCTGATTATTCCGGCTTCGGGCCCACCCGTCTTTGCTGTGCGCCGCGATGTGCAAAGAGCCGAACAACAAACTCCTCTGAGGCCCGTGATTCCTCTGGAAAGTCTTAAACAGCTGCCTTCTCTGGTCGACGAAGCCACCGGGCGTTCATCCCCTCGCACGCTAGGCATGGAACTGGACGTGTTGCCCACCAACACGTTTTTTTTCTTTGACGAAAAACTCTTTCCCAAGGACCGCTTAGTGGACGTGAGCGGCCTTATTCGGCACACGCGGAGCCTAAAGTCATCCTGGGAACTGGACATGATGCGCGGCGCGGCGCGAATTTCCGACACTGTCGCTCGCGCCGTCCCACAGTTTCTTCGTGAAGGCGTGCGAGAATGGGACCTTTTAGCAGAACTGGAAAGAACGGCCCGCTTGGCGGGCCATTTGGGATTTTCCAGAGTGCGCGGATTCAATCTGGAAATCTTTTTTGGGCATGTCCTTTCCGGGC
The Desulfosoma caldarium genome window above contains:
- a CDS encoding M24 family metallopeptidase is translated as MLLVPSSEIAARIVAFQRLLGSQQVDAALIRQNTDLYYFSGTVQDAFLIIPASGPPVFAVRRDVQRAEQQTPLRPVIPLESLKQLPSLVDEATGRSSPRTLGMELDVLPTNTFFFFDEKLFPKDRLVDVSGLIRHTRSLKSSWELDMMRGAARISDTVARAVPQFLREGVREWDLLAELERTARLAGHLGFSRVRGFNLEIFFGHVLSGPEAAEAPYADHPTGGPGISPAFSQGSGFRTLRRGDLVSVDTMLNHNGYLNDQTRNFSLGPPHAVLQDRYALCRELHLWLREHAVPGAVTGELYDQLLDVVRKADRLEHFMGPNDSGVSFLGHGLGLEVDEFPFIAKGQKTVLREGMTFAFEPKWVVPGIGVAGFENTYVVTEHGAETLNVTPEDLVILP